Proteins encoded in a region of the Odocoileus virginianus isolate 20LAN1187 ecotype Illinois chromosome 9, Ovbor_1.2, whole genome shotgun sequence genome:
- the SLC2A10 gene encoding solute carrier family 2, facilitated glucose transporter member 10 isoform X5 gives MLPYTKQTKTSAVGCSVEGKIEESWGGGRPSLLLPLCASVSLLGGLTFGYELAVISGALLPLQLDFGLSCSQQELLVGSLLLGALLASLVGGCLIDRYGRKQAILGSNLVLLAGSLSLGLAGSLAWLLLGRSVAGFAISLSSMACCIHVSELAGPRQRGVLVSLYEAGITVGVLLSYALNYALAGAPRGWRHMFGWAAAPALLQSLSLLFLPAGTAGAAARKDLIPLQGGEATKLDPGRPRYAFVDLFRARDNMRGRTVVGLGLVLFQQLTGQPNVLAYASTIFRSVGFRGGSSAVLASVGLGAVKVAATLTAMGLVDRAGRRALLLAGCALMALSVSGLGLVSFAVPLHSGPACLAVPNATRLSGLPGDSSLPRGLAPPLPPTTNQSPGRPVLSTSERTRPPPGAEDPTALSLTPPGGLSPAPEHALLHWTALVCMMVFVSAFSIGFGPVTWLVLSEIYPMEIRGRAFAFCNSFNWATNLFISLSFLDLIGAIGLSWTFLLYGLTAVFGLGFIYFFVPETKGQSLADIDQQFQKRWLPLSFGHRQSLAGVQYSRIEVSAAS, from the exons GCCGACCTTCACTGCTCCTACCCCTGTGTGCCTCGGTGTCCTTGCTGGGTGGCCTGACCTTTGGCTATGAACTGGCAGTCATATCGGGTGCCCTGCTGCCGCTGCAGCTTGATTTCGGGCTGAGCTGCTCGCAGCAGGAGCTCCTAGTGGGCAGCCTGCTCCTGGGGGCTCTCCTCGCCTCTCTGGTAGGCGGCTGCCTCATCGACCGCTATGGCCGGAAGCAAGCCATCCTGGGGAGCAACTTGGTCCTGTTGGCAGGCAGCCTGAGCCTGGGCCTGGCCGGCTCCCTGGCCTGGCTGCTCCTGGGCCGCTCGGTGGCTGGCTTTGCCATCTCCCTCTCCTCCATGGCCTGCTGCATCCACGTGTCCGAGCTGGCGGGCCCACGGCAGCGGGGAGTGTTGGTGTCCCTCTACGAGGCAGGCATCACCGTGGGCGTCCTGCTCTCCTACGCGCTCAACTACGCGCTGGCCGGCGCCCCCAGGGGATGGAGGCATATGTTTGGCTGGGCCGCTGCGCCCGCTCTCCTGCAGTCTCTcagcctcctcttcctgcccGCTGGTACAGCTGGGGCTGCAGCCCGCAAGGACCTCATCCCGCTACAGGGAGGCGAGGCCACGAAGCTGGACCCCGGGAGGCCGAGATACGCCTTTGTGGACCTCTTCAGGGCCCGGGATAACATGCGGGGCCGGACTGTcgtggggctggggctggtgcTTTTCCAGCAGCTGACTGGGCAGCCCAACGTGCTCGCTTACGCCTCCACCATCTTCCGGTCGGTCGGCTTCCGGGGAGGCTCCTCCGCTGTGCTGGCCTCCGTGGGGCTCGGTGCGGTGAAGGTGGCGGCTACCCTGACGGCCATGGGGCTGGTGGATCGAGCCGGCCGCAGGGCGCTGCTGCTCGCCGGCTGCGCCCTCATGGCCCTGTCGGTCAGCGGCCTCGGCCTCGTCAGCTTTGCTGTGCCCCTGCACTCGGGCCCAGCCTGCCTGGCCGTGCCCAATGCCACCAGGCTGTCGGGGCTCCCTGGAGACTCCAGCCTGCCCAGGGGCTTGGCTCCACCTCTGCCGCCCACGACCAACCAGAGCCCGGGGCGGCCAGTCTTGTCAACCTCTGAGAGGACCAGGCCTCCTCCGGGAGCCGAGGACCCTACAGCCCTAAGCCTCACTCCCCCTGGAGGCCTTTCTCCCGCCCCCGAGCACGCCCTGCTGCACTGGACCGCGCTGGTCTGCATGATGGTCTTTGTGAGCGCCTTCTCCATTGGCTTTGGACCCG TGACCTGGCTTGTCCTCAGCGAGATTTACCCCATGGAGATCCGAGGGAGGGCCTTTGCCTTCTGCAACAGCTTCAACTGGGCCACCAACCTCTTCATCAGCCTCTCCTTCCTGGACCTCATCG GTGCCATTGGCTTGTCCTGGACCTTCCTGCTGTACGGGCTGACCGCTGTCTTCGGCCTGGgcttcatctatttctttgtccCGGAAACAAAAGGCCAGTCGTTGGCAGACATAGACCAGCAATTCCAGAAGAGATG GCTCCCCCTGAGCTTTGGCCATAGGCAGAGCCTGGCTGGCGTCCAGTATAGTCGTATCGAGGTCTCCGCAGCCTCCTGA